TCTTTGGCATGAGCAGATTGTTCCAGCCCGGCATCTTCTGGCTGAGCGAGCGATCACGCCCGTCGTTTAGCAGGCAGGCGATGCGCGCGTGAATCACATCGATGCCGTGCTCGCGAAATGAGCGTTGCAGGGCCTGCAAGCGCGGGATCACGGTCCCACGCATGCGCTGATGAAACGGCTCCCAGCGCGCACGCTCGGCCGGGTCCTGGTGCTCGGCCAGGCCGTAGTTTTGCACGTCGATGCACAGCAACGCAGTCTCGCGCCAGGGCAGCGTCATGTCCTCGGGCTCGGGTGCGTTCTGGTAATAAAAAGAGCGGTGCGCGGTTTTCCAGCTCATGGTCGAACCTCTGGTAAATATAGGGGTTTATCGAACGGCTAGCGGCCCAGTTTGGCACATTCGCGGCCAGAGGGAGATGCCGGTTGCGAATCTTCATTGCGCTGTGACCGCCAATCCCTAGAATTGCGCTCAGTTATTCACACCTTTGCCTATGGAGGTTCGC
Above is a genomic segment from Thiorhodovibrio litoralis containing:
- a CDS encoding cysteine hydrolase family protein, whose amino-acid sequence is MSWKTAHRSFYYQNAPEPEDMTLPWRETALLCIDVQNYGLAEHQDPAERARWEPFHQRMRGTVIPRLQALQRSFREHGIDVIHARIACLLNDGRDRSLSQKMPGWNNLLMPKSSPESQIIPELAPVEDEIVITKTGDSAMTGTNLRLVLANMGIRHLVVGGIYTDQCVSSTVRSLADESFNVIVLDDCCAAGTDELHRAELAIINRIYCHVMQSDELLGMMGLG